Part of the Microbacterium sp. Clip185 genome is shown below.
GCGCGGCTCTCGCGTGCCGCTGGTCACGCAGCTGTCGTCGTTCCTCTACAGCTTCGGCGGCGACTTCCAGGATGAGGACGGCGACGCGAGCGTCGACACCCCGGAGGCGAAGAAGGCCTACGAGTTCTACGGCGACCTGCTGCGCCAGTCGGGCCCTCCCGGAGCCACAAACATGGGCTGGGTCGAGGCATCCGCGCTGTTCGCACAGGGCAAGGCGGCGTTCTACATCGACGCCGACAGCCAGGCGTACACCTTCCTCGACGCCGACAACAGCGCCGTCGTCGACACCGTCGGCTTCGCGCAGTTCCCGGAGGGGCCGGCCGGCTCCAAGTTCTACAACATCGTTCCGCAGACCGTCGGCATCAACGCCTTCTCCAAGAAGAAGGAGGCCGCGTGGGAGTTCATCAAGTGGGTGACCAACGAGGAGAACACCAAGTGGCTGCTGGCCAACGAGACGGTGCCCGGCGCGCGTGAATCCGCCTGGAACGACGCCGAGGCCACCGCATCCTTCCCCGCGGGTCTCGTCGAGATCATCCAGAACGTGGGCGACCACGGCGTCGGCCACGACCGGCCCCAGCTCGAGCAGGTCGCCGCGGCCCGCGAGATCGTCGGCGGTCCCGCCATCACCGCGATCGAGGGAGGCGACGTCGCAGACGCCGCCAAGACCGCCAACACGCAGTTCCAGGAACTGCTCGACTCCGAGAAGTGATCTCCCGACCCCGGGCGGCGCTCGCCGCCCGGGGTCACCCGGACCAAGGAGGCTCCGTGTCCTCGCTCACCGCGCGCAGGTCGACGTTCGGCAACCGCGCACTCAACTGGATCGACGCTCGTCTGAAGTGGATCCTGATCGTCCCGTCGGTGCTGTTCATCGCGCTGCTGATCGCGTTCCCGATCGGTTACACGGTCTTCCTCTCCCTCACCGACTCGGCGGGCGCCGTCACCCGGCCCTTCTCCTTCGTCGGCCTCGACAACTACGTCACCTGGCTGAGCGACACCGACCGGTTCTGGCCGGCCGTCGGCCGCACCGCTTACTTCACGATCCTGGCGCTCGGCATCGAGCTCATCCTCGGCCTGGCGATCGCGCTCCTGCTGCGTAAGACCTTCCGCGGTCAGGGCCTGGTGCGCGTGTTCATCCTGCTGCCGCTGGTTGCCACGCCCGTCGCCGTCGGCATGATGTGGCTGCTGATCTTCGAGCCGTCCATCGGCTTCGCCAACAGCGTGATGCAGTTCCTCGGCCTTCCGCGTCAGGGCTGGCTGAGCGATCCCTCGACCGCGCTGAACACCCTCGTCTTCATCGACGTGTGGCAGTGGACGCCGATGGTCATCCTCATCCTCCTCGCCGGTCTGTCGACCCTCCCGGAGGAACCCGACGAGGCGGCGCGCGTGGACGGCGCCAACGCGTGGCAGCGGTTCCGTCACATCACCCTGCCGCTGCTCGCCCCCGTGATCGGTGCGGCCGCCATCCTCCGCTCCATCGATGCGATGAAGACCTTCGACATCATCTACGCCACCAAGGGCATCGGAGGCGGATCGAGCCACGAGGCCGAGACGCTCAACATCCTCGCGTACGGCCAGGCGTTCCAGTTCTCGCAGTACGGCAAGGCGTCGGCGCTGCTGATCCTCTTCTTCCTGCTGATCGTGGTCGTGCTGCTGGCCCTCGCGATCCTTCGCAAGAAAGGAACCCGGGTATGAGTGAGACCCGCGCCCTCGTCCAGCCCGTCGGTCGTCGCGGCCGCCGCGCTGCCGCCTCGAAGCGTCGCCCCCGCCGCCCGATCGACATCGTCGGCCAGACCGCACGCGTCGTCGGAATCGTCCTCGTCGTGATGGCCTTCCTCGTGCCGCTCGTGTGGATGCTGCTCGCGAGCTTCAAGCGCAACCTCGACGTCGTGAACCCGGACAAGATGTTCGCGTTCGAGCCGACGCTCAAGAACTACGAGACCGTCTTCACGGTGCAGAACTTCCTGCCGGTGATCGGCAACAGCCTGCTGGTCGGCGTCGGGGCCACCCTGCTCGCGCTCGTGATCGGGGTACCGGCGGCGTACGGCATCGCCCGGTACAAGGTGCGCAGCACGACCGGCTTCCTGCTGATGGCGCGCGTGATCCCCGGTGTCAGTCTGCTGATCCCGTGGTACTTCCTCTTCTCGCAGGTGCAGCTCGTCGGCAGCTACACGGTGCTGATCCTCACGCACCTGTTCGTGACGATGCCGCTCGTGGTGGCGATCATGTCGAGCTTCTTCGACGGCATCCCGACGGAGCTGGAGGAGGCCGCGCAGATCGACGGGTCGAGCAAGATCGGCGCGTTCGTAAGGGTCGTGCTGCCCCTGTCTCTGCCCGGCATCGCGACGGCGTCGATCCTGTCGTTCATCTTCAGCTGGAACAACTTCCTGTTCGCCTTGGTGCTCTCCAGCCAGTCCACGCGCACCCTGCCGGTCGCGATCGTGAACTTCACGAGCTACGCGTCCGTCGACTGGGGCGGGCTCATGGCCGCCGCGGTTGTCATCACGGTGCCGGTCATGATCGTGGCGCTGTTCGCGCAGCGCTACGTCGTCAGCGGACTCACCGCCGGCGCGACCAAGGGCTGACATGGGCGAGGCATCACGCACCGCCTGGGTCGTCGGCGGCGGAACCGGCATCGGTCGCGCCGCGGCCCAGGCTCTCGCCGGCGACGGGTTCCACGTCGTCGTGTCGGGCCGTCGGGCGGCGGAGCTGGACGCGACGCTCGATGCGATCCACCACAGCGGCGGTGCCGCATCCGCCCTCGTGCTCGATGTCACCGACGACGACGCCGTCCAGGATGCGGCCGCGCGCCTGGCCGAGGCACACGGCCACATCGACGCCCTGGTCTACTGCGCGGGCACGAACGTCGCCGGTCGGTTCTGGGACCGGGTGTCGGCGACCGACATCGCGCACGTCATGGACGTCAATCTGCAGGGCGCCGTGCGCGCCGTCCACGCGGTTCTGCCGGGGATGCGGGCGGCGGGCGCGGGGCTCGTCGTGCTGGTCTCCTCGTGGGCCGCTTGGCGGCACTCGCCCGGCGCCGGCGCCGCGTACGCCATGAGCAAGACCGCGCTCGGGGTGATGGCCGAGACGCTCAACGCGCAGGAGAGGCTGCACGGCATCCGCGCCACTCATCTGTGCCCCGGCGAGGTGGCCACCGACATCCTCGACACCCGGCCGAACCCGCCCTCCGCCGAGGCCCGGGCGCTCATGCTCGCGCCCGACGACGTGGGCGAGACCGTCGCCTGGATCGCCCGTCAGCCCGCGCGCGTCTGCGTGAACGAGCTGGTCCTGACCCCCACCGCCAACACCTCCTACGCGTGAGCGGCTCGCTCCGCATCCTCTCGAAAGGCATCGACATGACCCGTCGCGACATCGTGACCGCCATCCCCACCAGCTTCCACGCCGACGGCTCGCTGGATCTCGACGGCAGCCGCTCGATCTTCCGGTACGTCGGCGAGTCCGGCAACGAGGGCGCGTTCGTGCTCGGAACCACGGGTGAGTTCCCCGCGGTCGACGACGACGAGTTCGCACAGCTCATCCGCGCCGCTGTCGAGGAGCTCGCGGGTCGCATGCGTGTCATCGCTCACGTCGGCCAGCCGAGCGCCTACGAGGCCGTTCGGCGCGTGAGGATCGCGAAGGATGCGGGCGTCACCGAGTTCGCCGCCCTCACGCCCTACTACCTGCCCGCTGCCGAGTCGGCGGTGTACGACTACTTCGTTCAGGTCGCCGAGGCGGTCGGCGACGGCGCCCTCTACGTCTACATCTATCCGCGACGCAGCGGCATCACCGTGAGCCCCGAGCTGCTGGCGCGCCTCGCCGAGCTTCCTGCCGTGGTGGGGGCCAAGGTCAGCGAGCTCAGCCTCGAGGAGCTCGCCGCGTACCGCGCGGCCGTGCCGAGCGACTTCATCCTCTACACCGGTGCCGACAAGGACCTCGTGGCCGCAGGCGAAGTGGGCGCGCAGGGCGTCGTCTCCGGCGTCTCCTCGGTGCTTCCGAAGCCGTTCCGTGCGCTCGCCGCCGCGGCGGACACGGGCGATGCCCAGACGATCGCCGACGCCCAGGCGGCGGTCGACGACATCGTCTCGGTGATCGGCGGGGACATGGCCCGGATGAAGGCCGCGTACCGGTCGATGGGCATCGCCGACGGCACCTGCCGCATGGCTCTCGTGCAGCCCGACGAGGCGGCGCTCGCCGAGATCGAACGCGTCATCGCGACCTACCGCTGAGTCTGCCGTGGCATCGTCGGTCGCCGTGTTCGGCAGCGCCAACATGGACCTCGTCGTCCGCGTCGCCTCGGCAGTGCGCCCGGGGGAGACCGTGAGCGGATCGTCGTTCGCGACGGGCCCCGGCGGCAAAGGGCTGAACCAGGCCGTCGCGGCTGCGCGCGCCGGAGCGAACGTCTGCTTCCTCGGCGCGGTCGGCGCGGACGAGTTCGGGGGGAGGCTGCGCGACTTCCTCTTCGCCGAGGGCATCGACGCATCCGGACTCGCATCCAGCGCCGAGCCCACGGGCATCGCCGCGATCACGGTCACCGACGACGGCGAGAACGCGATCGTCGTCGTCGCGGGCGCGAACGCGGTCGACCGCATGTCGGATTCTGACCGCGCCGCGGTCGCCGGCGCCGGCTATCTCGTCGTCCAGCTCGAACGGCCCGTCGCGGTGGTCATCGAGGCGATGCGGTGGGCTCGCGGGCACGGCGTGGCGACCGTGCTGACACCGGCACCGGTGCCCGACGCACGCATCGACGAACTCCTGTCTCTGAGCGACATCCTGCTCGTCAACCAGCACGAGGCCGCAGCCCTCAGCGGCGACGCGGATGCGGCGGATGCGGCCCGCGCGCTCAGCCGTGTCGCCGGGACGGTCGTGGTGACCCTCGGTGCCGCGGGCGCGCTCGTGGGGCAGGACGGCGAGGTCACGGCCACCGTCGCCGCGCCGGCCGTGGCAGCCGTGGACACCACCGGCGCGGGCGACACCTTCGCCGGCGTGCTGATCGCCTGGCTCGCCGCAGGCGCCACCCTTCATTCCTCGCTCGAAGCCGCGGCCGCCGCGGCCGCTCTCACCGTCACCCGTGCGGGTGCTGCGGCCTCGATGCCGCAGCGTGCCGACATCCTCACCGCTCTGCAAGGAGATCGATCATGACCTACACCCTTCCCGCCGCGCCCGACGCCCTCGTGGCGCCGCCGAACACCGCGTACCTGATCTCGTCGGGCGACCTGCGTGAGTCGGCGAACACCGCCGGATGGCCCGCGCAGGTCGAGCTCGAGGCCGCCGTGACCCGCGTGCTGGGCGAACTCGGCTGGAGCGTGATCCGGGCCAACGACGTCGACCCCGCGACCGGCCACGGCTTCATCTCGAGCCAGCGCATGGGCATCGAGGTGTTCAAGAGCATCCCGGCCGAGGCGCCGCTCATCGTCGCAGAGGCCGTGTGGCAGTACTCGCACCACGTGCTCGCGGGGCTGCGCACCCACCGCGGTCCGATCCTCACGGTCGCGAACTTCGCCGGAGAGTGGCCGGGTCTCGTGGGGCTGCTGGGGCTCAACGCGGGCCTGACGAAGATGGGCACGCCCTACGCCACGATCTGGTCGGTCGACTTCGCCGACGACTGGTTCCGCGACGGGCTGCTCGAGTGGACGCGCACGGGGCGCATCACCCACGACACCTCCCACGTGCGGCCGCTGCCTGCACTTGCCGAAAGCCCGGAGCGGGAGCTCGGCGAGGCGATCGGCCGGCAGCTGCGCGAGGAGAAGGCCATCATCGGCGTCTTCGACGAGGGCTGCATGGGCATGTACAACGCGATCTTCGACGACGAGCTGCTGAACCCTACCGGCATCTACAAGGAGCGCCTGTCGCAGTCCGCGCTCTACGCGGAGATGCTCGCGGTCACTGATGCGGACGCCGACGCAGCGTTCGACTGGCTGATCGAGCGGGGCATGACGTTCCGCTTCGGCGAGGACCCCGCTACCGAGCTCACCCGTGAGCAGGTGCAGTGGCAGCTGAAGATGTACATCGCCGCCGTGCGCATCGCGGACGACTTCGGTCTGGATGCGGTCGGCATCCAGTATCAGCAGGGACTCAAGGACCTCGTGCCCGCATCCGATCTCGCCGAGGGCATCCTGAACACGACCGAGCGGCCGCCGGTGTTCTCGCGCGACGGACGCCGGGAGCTGCACGCGGGCCGGGCGCTGCCCCACTTCAACGAGGCCGACGAGGGCGTCGCGGTCGACGCGCTCGTGACCGACCGCGTGTGGCGCGCCATGGGGCTCGTGCCCGACAACACGCTGCACGACGTGCGGTGGGGTGAGGAGTTCGACGGCGAGTTCGTGTGGGTCTACGAGATCTCGGGCTCCGTGCCCGCATCCCACCTCGGCGGCTGGGACAAGGCCGAAGGCTGGCGCCAGGGACACGTGTTCTTCCCCGCGGGCGGTGCGACGATCAACGGCGTCAGCAAGCCGGGCGAGCTCGTCGTCTCGCGCGTGTTCATCGCCGAGGGTGTGCTGCAGGCCGACATCTTCCGGGCGAGCGCGGTCGAGCTGCCCGAGGCGGAGACCCGCCGGCGCAAGGAGGCGACGAACCCGGAGTGGCCCATCGCCCACGTCGTGCTGCACGGCATCGGCCGCGACCAGTTCATGGCCCGGCACAAGGCGAACCACGCGCAGGTCGTCTACGCGCCGGATGCGGAGACGGCCGACCGTGCGCTGATCGCGAAGGCCGCGGCCTTCGACGCCATGGGCATCCGGGTCAACCTGGTCGGCGACGTCGCCGTGTGAGGCGGGCGGGCGCGCTCTAGAGTGCAGGTGTGCACGGGGACAGGCGGCAGGCGGGGGTGAACCCGCGCGGTGAGACCGCGGCCACCGCCAGGTGGGAGCGGATGACGTACTGGCCGCTGACGGTGGCGGCGCTCGTGTTCATCCTGACCCAGACGGTGCACGTCATCGCGGACGTGTCGGGAGTCGCCGCGATCATCACCTCGTCGATCCTCACGATCACCTGGGTGATGTTCATCGGCGATTACCTCGCGCGTCTGGCGATGTCGCGTCCGAAGTGGCGGTGGTTCCGCACGCACCTGTTCGATCTCGCCGTAGCGCTCCTGCCGATCCTGCGGCCGATACGTCTGCTCGGCGCTCTGACGCGCATTCCCTCGTTCACCCGCACCGCGGCGAGCTCGCTGCGGGCAAGGATGCTCGTGTACGGCATCGCGGCAGCGCTGCTGCTGATCTGGACCGCGGCCCTCGCCGTGCTCAACGTGGAACGTCACGCGGAGGGCAGCAACATCCGGAGTTTTGGCGATGCGGTGTGGTGGGCGTTCTGCACGGTGACGACCGTGGGCTACGGCGACTTCACCCCCGTCACCGTGCCGGGCCGCGTCATCGCGGTCGCGCTCATGGTGGGCGGGGTGGTGCTGGTCGGACTCATCGTCGCGACCTTCTCGTCGTGGGTCATGGAGCGGGTCACCCGGGGCCATCAGGAGCAGCTGCCCGCCACGCGCGCCGACGTCGCACGGCTCGAGCAGGAACTCGCCGCAGCCCGTGCGGCCCTCGCCGCCGCGGAGAAGTCCACGCCCTGAGCGAAATCCTCCCGCCGGCGGATGCGGGGTGTCGGAGCTCGGGCCTAACCTGTGCTCGGCGTGTGAACCGCGCCCCGCCCGGGAGGCATCGTGCTCGTAAAACTCCTGCTGCGCTATCTCGCGCCCTATCGCTGGTGGCTGCTGGGTCTGCTCATCTTCCAGTTCGCCTCCGCCATGGCATCGCTCTACCTGCCGCGTCTGAACGCCGACATCATCGACAACGGCGTCGCCCGCGGCGACACCGGCTACATCTGGTCGACCGGCACGATCATGCTGGTGATCTCGCTCGGGCAGATCACCGCATCCGTCATCGCCACCTTCTTCGCCGCCCGTGCCGCGATGTCGGCGGGCCGCGACATCCGTCGTGACGTCTTCCAGAAGGTCAGCGGCTTCTCCGAGCGCGAGGTGTCGCAGTTCGGACCGGGCTCGCTCATCACCCGCAACACGAACGACGTGCAGCAGGTGCAGATGCTCGCGATGATGGGCTCCACGATGCTCGTCACCGCGCCGCTGCTGGCCATCGGCGGCATCGTCATGGCGGTGCAGCAGGATGTGGGGCTGAGCTGGCTCATCGCCGTGGCGGTACCCGCGCTGCTGCTCGTGGCGGGGCTCATCATCGCGCGAATGGTGCCGTTGTTCCGCCAGTTCCAGAAGAAGCTCGACGCCGTCAACCGCGTCATGCGGGAGCAGCTCACCGGCGTGCGCGTCGTGCGCGCGTTCGTGCGCGAGTCGATCGAGGCCGAGCGCTTCCGCCTTGCGAACACCGACATCATGGTCATCGGACGCAAGGTCGGGTCGCTCTTCGTTCTCCTGTTCCCGCTCGCGATGCTCGTGCTCAACGTCACGGTCGTCGGAGTGATCTGGTTCGGCGGCCGTCAGATCGACGCGGGAGGCGTCGAAGTCGGAACGCTCTTCGCTTTCATGCAGTACGTCGGGCAGATCCTCATGGGCGTGCTCATGGCGAGCTTTATGACGATCATGATCCCGCGCGCCGCCGTGTCGGCCGAGCGCATCGGCGAAGTGCTCGACGCCGAGGGTGGCCTCGCCCGCCCGGCGCAGCCCGTCACGGTCTTCCCCGCACCGGGTGCGCTTGAGCTCGACGACGTGTCGTTCAGCTACCCCGGCGCGAACGCGCCCGTGCTGCAGGGCATCTCCTTCCACGCCGAGCGCGGCGAGACCGTCGCGATCGTCGGTTCGACCGGATCCGGCAAGTCCACCCTCGTGTCGCTCATCCCGCGGCTGTTCGACGTCACCGGCGGTGCCGTGCGGGTGGCGGGCGTCGATGTGCGCGAGGCAGATCTCGACCTGCTCTGGAAGGGCATCGGGCTCGTTCCCCAACGCCCGTTCCTGTTCAGCGGAACCGTGGCCTCCAACCTCCGGTTCGGTCGGGAGGAGGCGAGCGACGAGGAGCTCTGGGAGGCGCTCGAGATCGCTCAGGCCAGGGACTTCGTGTCCGAGATGTCCGGCGGACTCGAGGCGACCATCGCGCAGGGCGGCACGAACGTATCGGGCGGCCAGCGTCAGCGCCTCGCGATCGCCCGGGCGATCGTGCACCGGCCCGACCTCTTCGTCTTCGACGACTCGTTCTCCGCGCTCGACCTGCGCACCGACGCCAGGCTCCGCCAGGCGCTGTGGGAACGCCTGCCGGAAGTGACCAAGATCGTCGTCGCACAGCGGATCTCGACGGTCACGGGCGCCGACCGCATCGTCGTGCTCGACGGCGGACGGATGGTGGGTGTGGGCACGCACGAGCAACTGCTCGCCGATAACGAGACGTATCGCGAGATCGTCGAGTCGCAGCTGGGGGTGGACGCATGAGCACGCCTGATGCCCTGACCGAAGAAGAGCGCCTCGAACTGGAGCTCGCCGAACAGGCGCGCCAGAGCTCCGGCAGCTGGGACTCCGTCGCGCCCGGCAAAGCCGCGAACTTCGGCAAGTCCTTCCTCCGGCTCATCGGGCTGCTCAAACCCCACGCCCTCGCCTTCACGCTCGTCTCCCTGGCGGGTGCCGCCGGCGTCGTGCTGGCCGTCATCGCCCCGCGTGTTCTCGGCGAGGCGACCAACGTCATCTTCGAGGGTGTCGTCTCCGCCGGTCTCGGCGGGCAGTTCCCGGCCGGCACCTCGCAGGCCGATGTGGTCGCCGCCCTGCAGGCGGCGGGCCAGGGAGACATCGCCAACATCGTCGGCGCGATGCCGAACTTCGCGGTGGGCGCGGGCATCGACTTCGAGCGACTGCGGGTGGTCACCATGGCCGCGCTGGCGATCTACATCGCCTCCGCCGTGCTCACCTGGTTCCAGGGCTACGTCATCAACGTGATCATGGTGCGTACGATGTGGCGCCTGCGCGAGTCCGTCGAGGCGAAGATCAACCGCCTGCCCCTGTCGTACTTCGACCGGGTGCAGCGCGGGGAGCTCATCTCCCGCGTCACGAACGACATCGACAACATCACGCAGACGATGCAGCAGTCGCTCTCCACCGTGGTGACGTCGGTGCTGACCGTCGTCGGCGTGCTCGTGATGATGTTCTCCATCTCGTGGCAGCTCGCCCTCGTCGCCCTCGTCTCCCTGCCGCTCATGGCGGTGATCTTCGGCGTCATCGGACCGCAGTCGCAGAAGTCCTTCGCCCTGCAGTGGCGCAAGGTGGGTCGGCTCAACGCGCGCGTCGAGGAGTCCTTCTCGGGCCACGCGCTCGTCAAGGTCTACGGGCGCGAGGCGGATTCGCGCGAGAAGTTCCAGGCCGAGAACGAGGAGCTGTACCGGGCGAGCTTCCGGGCCCAGTTCCTCTCGGGCATCATCATGCCGGGCATGATGTTCGTCGGAAACCTCACCTACGTGGGCATCGCCGTGCTCGGCGCGTTGATGGTGGCATCGGGGCAGCTGCGCCTGGGCGACGTGCAGGCCTTCATCCAGTACTCGCAGCAGTTCACGCAGCCGCTGTCGGAGCTGGGCGGGATGGCGGCTGTCATCCAGTCGGGCACCGCATCCGCTGAGCGGGTGTTCGATCTGCTCGACGCCGAAGAGCAGCAACCCGACTCCGAAGATGCGCCCGCGCCCGCGGGCGGCCGGGGCGTCATCGAGTTCCAGAACGTCGCGTTCTCCTACTCGCCCGACAAGCCGCTCATCACCGACCTGTCGTTCCGCGTCGAGCCCGGGCAGACGGTGGCGATCGTCGGACCCACCGGCGCCGGTAAGACCACGCTGGTCAACCTGATCATGCGCTTCTACGAGCTCGACGGCGGCCGCATCCTGCTCGACGGCCAGGACATCGCCGAACTCACGCGCAACGACGTACGCTCGCGCACCGGCATGGTGCTGCAGGACCCGTGGCTGTTCGCAGGGTCCATCCGCGAGAACATCCGCTACGGCCGCGCCGACGCCACCGACGAAGAGGTGATGGAGGCCGCCGTCGCGACGCGCGTCGACCCGTTCGTCCAGACGCTCCCCGACGGGTATGACACAGTCCTCGACGAGGATGCGGCGAACGTCTCCGCGGGCGAGAAGCAGCTCATCACGATCGCCCGCGCGTTCGTCGCGCGCCCGGAGGTGCTGATCCTCGACGAGGCCACCAGCTCGGTCGACACCCGCACCGAGCTGCTCCTGCAGCACGCGATGGCGGCACTGCGCGAGGGACGCACCTCGTTCGTGATCGCACACCGTCTCTCGACGATCCGCGACGCGGACCTCATCCTCGTGATGGAGCACGGCGACATCGTCGAACAGGGCACGCACGAGCAGCTCATCGCCGCCGAGGGTGCCTACTGGCGTCTGTACCGCTCGCAGTTCGAGCAGGCGGCCGCCGAGCTCGTCGAGGACGCGCCCGTGGCCTCTGAGGCGACCGAAGCGGTGGCGGAGTCCGTGAATGCTGAGGAGGTCCCCTCAGCCCCGCTTCCGCCGTCGGCGCCGCCCGCGCCGGGCGTTCCTTCCAGCTGAGCGAGGCCGCATGACACGCCAGGAGCCCGGGTCGCCCGTGCGCGACGTCGTCTTCGAGCACGACCGCGTGCTGCTCGTGCTCGAAGACGGCCGTTCGCTCGCCGCCCCCCTCGGACGGGTCGGGGCGGTGGCCGGTCTGGAACCGGAGCAGCGCGCGCGCTGGGTCGTGACGGCCGACGGACGCGGGGTGAACTGGCCGGACGCCGTGCCGACGAGAACCGACGGCGTGCTGAACGTCTGGATGCTGGAGCAGGATGCGCTCTTCGAGCAGTCCCTGCGGGATCTCGCGGCCGTCGACGGCCAGACGGATGCACTGGCTCCGCGCTCGCGCAGTCTGCTCGCCCTGTGGCGGCTCACCGCCGACGGCTATAACGGGGGACTCCTCCAGTTCGTCGGCAACTGGGGCTTCGCCGAGGCCGGGCACGCCCGCGATGCTCTCGTGACGATCGGGGCGGAGCAGACGCGGGGCGTGCTGGACGAGTTCCTCGAAGTGGTTCAGCCGATCGCCGCATCCGACGAGGTGACGACGATCGACGACGTGTATCGGCGGATCCAGGAACTCGGCCTCTCCGACCGTGTCGACGAACTCGATGAGTCCTTCTGGGA
Proteins encoded:
- a CDS encoding ABC transporter substrate-binding protein, with protein sequence MFTTRKPRRLVIGIAAGAVAALGLTACASGTGDAGDSADVSEITVVAANSPWVEGLKTLGTQYEQETGVKVNIEAYGNEQLNDNYKVKLNAQSADFDVMAFQVQDVMREFSRNGWLTDMTEQVESDADWNWEDFQSAARDAVELDGVVYGVPVMTERQIVYYRTDLLEAAGIPVPKTLDELKSAAAALNDPDNGMYGIAMRGSRVPLVTQLSSFLYSFGGDFQDEDGDASVDTPEAKKAYEFYGDLLRQSGPPGATNMGWVEASALFAQGKAAFYIDADSQAYTFLDADNSAVVDTVGFAQFPEGPAGSKFYNIVPQTVGINAFSKKKEAAWEFIKWVTNEENTKWLLANETVPGARESAWNDAEATASFPAGLVEIIQNVGDHGVGHDRPQLEQVAAAREIVGGPAITAIEGGDVADAAKTANTQFQELLDSEK
- a CDS encoding carbohydrate ABC transporter permease, producing the protein MSSLTARRSTFGNRALNWIDARLKWILIVPSVLFIALLIAFPIGYTVFLSLTDSAGAVTRPFSFVGLDNYVTWLSDTDRFWPAVGRTAYFTILALGIELILGLAIALLLRKTFRGQGLVRVFILLPLVATPVAVGMMWLLIFEPSIGFANSVMQFLGLPRQGWLSDPSTALNTLVFIDVWQWTPMVILILLAGLSTLPEEPDEAARVDGANAWQRFRHITLPLLAPVIGAAAILRSIDAMKTFDIIYATKGIGGGSSHEAETLNILAYGQAFQFSQYGKASALLILFFLLIVVVLLALAILRKKGTRV
- a CDS encoding carbohydrate ABC transporter permease, whose protein sequence is MSETRALVQPVGRRGRRAAASKRRPRRPIDIVGQTARVVGIVLVVMAFLVPLVWMLLASFKRNLDVVNPDKMFAFEPTLKNYETVFTVQNFLPVIGNSLLVGVGATLLALVIGVPAAYGIARYKVRSTTGFLLMARVIPGVSLLIPWYFLFSQVQLVGSYTVLILTHLFVTMPLVVAIMSSFFDGIPTELEEAAQIDGSSKIGAFVRVVLPLSLPGIATASILSFIFSWNNFLFALVLSSQSTRTLPVAIVNFTSYASVDWGGLMAAAVVITVPVMIVALFAQRYVVSGLTAGATKG
- a CDS encoding SDR family oxidoreductase — encoded protein: MGEASRTAWVVGGGTGIGRAAAQALAGDGFHVVVSGRRAAELDATLDAIHHSGGAASALVLDVTDDDAVQDAAARLAEAHGHIDALVYCAGTNVAGRFWDRVSATDIAHVMDVNLQGAVRAVHAVLPGMRAAGAGLVVLVSSWAAWRHSPGAGAAYAMSKTALGVMAETLNAQERLHGIRATHLCPGEVATDILDTRPNPPSAEARALMLAPDDVGETVAWIARQPARVCVNELVLTPTANTSYA
- a CDS encoding dihydrodipicolinate synthase family protein; protein product: MTRRDIVTAIPTSFHADGSLDLDGSRSIFRYVGESGNEGAFVLGTTGEFPAVDDDEFAQLIRAAVEELAGRMRVIAHVGQPSAYEAVRRVRIAKDAGVTEFAALTPYYLPAAESAVYDYFVQVAEAVGDGALYVYIYPRRSGITVSPELLARLAELPAVVGAKVSELSLEELAAYRAAVPSDFILYTGADKDLVAAGEVGAQGVVSGVSSVLPKPFRALAAAADTGDAQTIADAQAAVDDIVSVIGGDMARMKAAYRSMGIADGTCRMALVQPDEAALAEIERVIATYR
- a CDS encoding ribokinase gives rise to the protein MASSVAVFGSANMDLVVRVASAVRPGETVSGSSFATGPGGKGLNQAVAAARAGANVCFLGAVGADEFGGRLRDFLFAEGIDASGLASSAEPTGIAAITVTDDGENAIVVVAGANAVDRMSDSDRAAVAGAGYLVVQLERPVAVVIEAMRWARGHGVATVLTPAPVPDARIDELLSLSDILLVNQHEAAALSGDADAADAARALSRVAGTVVVTLGAAGALVGQDGEVTATVAAPAVAAVDTTGAGDTFAGVLIAWLAAGATLHSSLEAAAAAAALTVTRAGAAASMPQRADILTALQGDRS
- a CDS encoding fucose isomerase, giving the protein MTYTLPAAPDALVAPPNTAYLISSGDLRESANTAGWPAQVELEAAVTRVLGELGWSVIRANDVDPATGHGFISSQRMGIEVFKSIPAEAPLIVAEAVWQYSHHVLAGLRTHRGPILTVANFAGEWPGLVGLLGLNAGLTKMGTPYATIWSVDFADDWFRDGLLEWTRTGRITHDTSHVRPLPALAESPERELGEAIGRQLREEKAIIGVFDEGCMGMYNAIFDDELLNPTGIYKERLSQSALYAEMLAVTDADADAAFDWLIERGMTFRFGEDPATELTREQVQWQLKMYIAAVRIADDFGLDAVGIQYQQGLKDLVPASDLAEGILNTTERPPVFSRDGRRELHAGRALPHFNEADEGVAVDALVTDRVWRAMGLVPDNTLHDVRWGEEFDGEFVWVYEISGSVPASHLGGWDKAEGWRQGHVFFPAGGATINGVSKPGELVVSRVFIAEGVLQADIFRASAVELPEAETRRRKEATNPEWPIAHVVLHGIGRDQFMARHKANHAQVVYAPDAETADRALIAKAAAFDAMGIRVNLVGDVAV
- a CDS encoding potassium channel family protein, with the translated sequence MHGDRRQAGVNPRGETAATARWERMTYWPLTVAALVFILTQTVHVIADVSGVAAIITSSILTITWVMFIGDYLARLAMSRPKWRWFRTHLFDLAVALLPILRPIRLLGALTRIPSFTRTAASSLRARMLVYGIAAALLLIWTAALAVLNVERHAEGSNIRSFGDAVWWAFCTVTTVGYGDFTPVTVPGRVIAVALMVGGVVLVGLIVATFSSWVMERVTRGHQEQLPATRADVARLEQELAAARAALAAAEKSTP
- a CDS encoding ABC transporter ATP-binding protein, translated to MLVKLLLRYLAPYRWWLLGLLIFQFASAMASLYLPRLNADIIDNGVARGDTGYIWSTGTIMLVISLGQITASVIATFFAARAAMSAGRDIRRDVFQKVSGFSEREVSQFGPGSLITRNTNDVQQVQMLAMMGSTMLVTAPLLAIGGIVMAVQQDVGLSWLIAVAVPALLLVAGLIIARMVPLFRQFQKKLDAVNRVMREQLTGVRVVRAFVRESIEAERFRLANTDIMVIGRKVGSLFVLLFPLAMLVLNVTVVGVIWFGGRQIDAGGVEVGTLFAFMQYVGQILMGVLMASFMTIMIPRAAVSAERIGEVLDAEGGLARPAQPVTVFPAPGALELDDVSFSYPGANAPVLQGISFHAERGETVAIVGSTGSGKSTLVSLIPRLFDVTGGAVRVAGVDVREADLDLLWKGIGLVPQRPFLFSGTVASNLRFGREEASDEELWEALEIAQARDFVSEMSGGLEATIAQGGTNVSGGQRQRLAIARAIVHRPDLFVFDDSFSALDLRTDARLRQALWERLPEVTKIVVAQRISTVTGADRIVVLDGGRMVGVGTHEQLLADNETYREIVESQLGVDA